A single genomic interval of Balaenoptera musculus isolate JJ_BM4_2016_0621 chromosome 14, mBalMus1.pri.v3, whole genome shotgun sequence harbors:
- the DYNLL1 gene encoding dynein light chain 1, cytoplasmic — MCDRKAVIKNADMSEEMQQDSVECATQALEKYNIEKDIAAHIKKEFDKKYNPTWHCIVGRNFGSYVTHETKHFIYFYLGQVAILLFKSG, encoded by the exons ATGTGTGACCGAAAGGCCGTGATCAAAAATGCCGATATGTCGGAGGAGATGCAACAAGACTCGGTGGAGTGTGCTACTCAGGCATTGGAGAAGTATAATATAGAGAAGGACATTGCGGCCCATATCAAGAAG gagTTTGACAAGAAGTACAACCCCACCTGGCACTGCATCGTGGGGAGGAACTTCGGTAGTTATGTGACACATGAAACCAAACACTTCATCTACTTCTACCTGGGCCAAGTGGCCATTCTCCTGTTTAAATCtggttaa
- the COQ5 gene encoding 2-methoxy-6-polyprenyl-1,4-benzoquinol methylase, mitochondrial, with protein MAAPRSWALWSFCCRGWSRVLPGCRLPGLRSSWPRGPLGARPLSQEKRATETHFGFETVSEEEKGGKVYQVFESVAKKYDVMNDMMSLGIHRVWKDLLLWKMRPFPGTQLLDVAGGTGDIAFRFLNYVQAQHQRKEKRQLRAQQNLSWEEIAKKYQNEEDSLGGSHVMVCDINKEMLKIGKQKARAQGYKAGLAWVLGDAEELPFDDDKFDVYTIAFGIRNVTHIDRALQEAHRVLKPGGRFLCLEFSQVNNPLVSRLYDVYSFQVIPVLGEVIAGDWKSYQYLVESIRQFPSQEEFKEMIEDAGFQKVTYENLTSGIVAIHSGFKL; from the exons ATGGCGGCCCCCAGGAGCTGGGCTTTATGGAGCTTCTGCTGCCGTGGGTGGTCGCGGGTGTTGCCGGGCTGCAGGCTTCCCGGGCTTCGTAGCTCCTGGCCCAGGGGCCCGCTGGGTGCGCGGCCCTTGTCCCAAGAGAAGCGGGCAACCGAAACGCACTTCGGGTTTGAAACTGTGTCGGAAGAGGAGAAGGGGGGCAAAG TCTATCAGGTGTTTGAAAGTGTGGCCAAGAAGTATGATGTGATGAATGATATGATGAGTCTTGGTATCCACCGTGTTTGGAAGGATTTGCTGCTCTGGAAGATGCGCCCGTTTCCGGGGACCCAGCTGCTGGATGTTGCTGGAGGCACAG GTGACATTGCATTCCGGTTCCTTAATTATGTTCAGGCACAGcatcagagaaaggagaagaggcaATTAAGGGCCCAACAAAATTTATCCTGGGAAGAAATTGCCAAAAAGTACCAGAATGAAGAGGATTCTTTGGGCGGTTCTCATGTCATGGTCTGCGACATCAACAAGGAGATGCTAAAGATTGGAAaacagaaagcccgtgctcaaGGATACAAAGCTG gaCTTGCTTGGGTATTGGGAGATGCTGAAGAACTGCCCTTTGATGATGACAAGTTTGATGTTTACACCATTGCCTTTGGGATCCGGAATGTCACACACATTGATCGG GCGCTCCAGGAAGCCCATCGGGTCCTGAAGCCAGGAGGACGGTTTCTCTGTCTGGAGTTCAGCCAAGTAAACAATCCGCTCGTATCCAG GCTCTATGATGTATATAGCTTCCAGGTCATTCCTGTCCTGGGAGAGGTCATTGCAGGAGATTGGAAGTCCTATCAATACCTTGTAGAAAGTATCCGACAGTTCCCATCTCAG GAGGAGTTCAAGGAGATGATAGAAGATGCAGGTTTTCAGAAGGTGACTTATGAAAATCTAACATCAGGCATTGTAGCCATTCATTCTGGCTTCAAACTGTAA